CGAACATGCGCGAATCGAGTACTCGTGATCCGGGGACTCGCCATCGCCGAGATCGTCGCCGCGGTGGTGTTCGTGGCTCTTGCGATCCTGTGTTGGAACGCTGGTGTGACCGAGACGGTGTTCGCTGCGGCAGGCAACGGTGAGCCCGAGTATGTCTCCACCCGTTATGCCGGACCTTGGATCGCGCTGGGTGCGGCGGGTGTCGTCGTCGCAGGGTTGTTGCTGATCGATGGCGTTCGACGACTCATCCAGCCACCTTCACATACCCGGTAGGGGTATCATCGGGCTATGAGCAGCTATTCCACTGAACAAGACGACCTACTGAAGAGACTCAGGCGTATCGAGGGACAGGTTGCGGGCATTTCGCGGATGGTGACGGAGGATCGCTACTGCATCGACGTACTCACTCAGGTGTCTGCGGCGACGAAAGCGTTGCAGTCGGTATCGTTGAAACTGCTCGACGCGCACCTCGCAGGGTGCGTCGTCGAGGCGGCACGCAAAGGTGGCCCCGAGGCA
This region of Rhodococcus sp. PAMC28707 genomic DNA includes:
- a CDS encoding metal-sensitive transcriptional regulator; protein product: MSSYSTEQDDLLKRLRRIEGQVAGISRMVTEDRYCIDVLTQVSAATKALQSVSLKLLDAHLAGCVVEAARKGGPEADAKVKEASDAIARLVRS